The Gemmatimonadota bacterium DNA window TCTGGGCGCTGTAGTCATTGCCCAGCTGCACTTCCTGCTGCTGCGAGATGGCACAGCCGGCGCTTGCCATCGCCATCCACGCGACCGCGGTGGTGCGCCAGGAGATCACTGTTGCCCGCCGGCCTTCGCCCGTGCCGCCGCGTTCGCGAAGATGGCGACTTCGACCCGGCGATTGGCGGAGCGCCCAGCTTCGGTCTCATTGCTCGCGATCGGCTCCGACTCGCCGAGGCCGCGGGTCGCAATCCGACCACTGCTCACGCCCTGTGAGGTCAGGTACCGTGCGGCCGCAGCCGAACGCCGCTCCGACAGCCCCTGGTTGTACGCCGAGGACCCGACCTGGTCGGTATGACCGATGATCACGAGGTCGGTGTCGGGGTACTTGTCGAGACTTCCCGCAAGCGCGCGGAGGTTCGACTGCGCCTCCGCCTTGACCACGTCCGAGTCGAAGTCGTAGAGGAGTCCTGACGCGAAGGTGACCTGGATCCCTTCGCCGACGCGCTCGACCGTCGCCCCGGGGATGTTCTGCTTCAGTTCCTGCGCCTGCCGGTCCATGCGCGCGCCGATCAGCGCGCCGGCGGTGCCGCCGACCACCGCGCCGATGATGGCGCCCTTCGCGGTCGAGCCGGCCACCTTGCCGATCACGCCGCCGACGACGGCACCGCCCCCGGCCCCGACCGCCGCACCAGTGCGGGCGTTGGTGGCGCAGCTGGCCAGGGTGGCGACACTCAGGAGCGACAGGACGGTACCATGGATTGAGCGGGTCATGCGGGCCTCCTCGGCCAGGTCATGGATGGATGGGCAGGGTGGTGATCAACCACGTTGGCGCATGCCGGCCGCCACGACCACGACGCCCGCGACGATGGCGATGCCACCCACCCAGGGGGGAATGGTCTGCTGGTCGTCGGCCGTCAGCTTCACGTCGCCGACCTTCAGGACATCCTTGCGTGTGGTGAAGGTGCCGCCGCGGATCAGGAGGAAGGCACCGACGCAGATGAGGGCGATGCCGAGCAGGCTCAGGGGGCGCATGAGGAACCTCGGGTCGAAGGAGAGATCGGCCGCGCCAGCCTAGGCTCGGCGCGGGCGCAGGGCGCGGAGCACCAGCAGCAGGACCACCGCGCCCACAAAGGCGACGAATACGGTGCCGGCAAGCCCACGAAACGGTGTCACGATGCCGAGTTGGCCGAAGAGCCAGCCTCCGACGAAGGCACCGACGATGCCGATCACGATGTCGCCGAGCAGGCCGTAGCCGACCCCGCCCACGGCGAACGATGCCAGCAGCCCCGCCAGGAGGCCGACGACGAGCCAAGCAACGATGTCCATGGGAGACGTCCTTTCGCGTGACGTTGACACCCCCGTGCGGGGGCGGGACGAGGTCAGGCGGTTGGGCCTGGCCCCGTTGAAGGCGTGCGTGGACCCCCAAGGTAGGGGTTGGCACGCGGAACGACCATCGGCCAGACGGCGGGATTTCGGACTAGATCCCGCCTCGATCCGAGGGACTACTCCGGCCCCGGCATCGAGGGACGACGATCGAATCCCCGCGTGAAGGCCGCCACCTCCAGCCGAGTGCGCAGGGCCAGCTTCTCGAGGACGTTGTGGACATGGCTCTTGACGGTGTGCACGGCGATGTGCAGCCGTGCCGCGATCTCCTTGTTGCTGAGCCCCTCGCCGATCAGGTCGATCACCTGGCGCTCGCGCTCGGTCAGGCCGACCGCCTCGAGCAGCCGGGGCTTTCCCTTCCGGATGGCCAGCGCGGCGATCTGGCTGAAGAGCGACGTGGTGAGTTCCGGCGGGAGGATCTGCTGTCCGGCGGCGACGCCTCGAATCGTGGCGAGGAAGTCCTCGAACGACGCGTCCTTCATGATGAAGCCGGAGGCGCCGGCCGTCACGAAGTCAGCGACATCCTCCTGCGCAGGGAGGAGGCCCATGACGATCACCTTCGCCTCGGGGACCTCCTGGTGCACCGTGCCGGTGACGCGGAGCGAGTCGTGGTTTTCGAGGGAGAAGTCGAGCAGGACGACGGTCGGCTTGGCGTCGCGGACGGTCTGGAGGGCGTCGTCGATGTCGGCCGAGGCCGCGAGGACGAGGAAGCCGGGCTGCTTGCGAATCAGGACCGCGAGACCTTCACGAAGGAGACGGTTGTCGTCGATCAGGACGACCGAAATGAGGTCTGTCACGGGTGCCGCCTGGCTGGGTGCTCCACCTGCAGCATCGGTGCGCGGGAGCGCACAGGGATGCAGAAGGAATGATAAGACCCCGCGTTAATATTGTCAAGTTGAAATATTGCGAGATGTAATTAACGCGAACGGGAAGTATTGCCATGTGTAATTACTTGTAGTATTATTGAGCCTCGGTATTACTACGGCCGCTCCCCGCCTCCTGGTACCTGTCATGCTCCGCTTCCGCCTCGCCGCGGTTCTCAAGAAGAAGGGCTGGACGCCGTACCGCCTGGCGCAGGTCACGGGACTCTCCGCCCCGACCGCCTATCGTCTGGCCGATCCGGACCAGCAATTCGGCCGCTTCACGGCCGACACCCTGGACCGGCTCTGCGAAGCGCTCGACGTCCAACCCGGTGAACTGCTGGAGTGGGTCCCCGATCAGCGGAAGAAGACTCGCGCCCCGAAGTAGGCATCGCCCTCAGGCACCGGCACGCAATTCGGTCCGCACCACCGCCAGGTGGGCATCCGTCAGCCCCCCCATCTCGAACATCGACACCCCGCTTGCGCCGCCCTCCCGGGCGGATCGAATCGCGCGTCCCAACGCCTCCGGCGGCAGGTCAGGCAGGTAGACGCCGGCGATCAACGGGGTCGCCTTCGGCAGCGCCGCCACCCCCTCGGCGGCACCCGTGCCGATCCACTCCACCGGTTCCCGGTAGAAGGAGTGGTAGAGCATCGGGAAGACCAGGTCGAGCGGCCACCGATCCCATTCCTGCCGCACCAGCGTTCGCGCAATCGTCGGGGTGGGGAAGACTGCTGCGGAGATCGCCTTCCCGCGCGCATGCGTGGCGCGGGCAATCACCTCCACGGTCTCCGTCACCATCCGCCAGCGGAAGCGGCGCCAGTCGACGTCGGCCGCGGGGTCCTTCAGACCCATCGGGTCGCGGCCGCTCTCCTTCTCGAATCGCGCGCGACACGCCTCGCAGTAGCAGAAGTCATAGGGCGCCATCTCGTGGTCCTGCACCAGGTGATACTGCTCCCAGAGATTGCGCGGGAGGATCACATCCGGGTGGCGGATGTAGTCGAGGTGGACCGCATCGACACCGGGAATTGCCGCGATGCGCTCCATCGTGCCGGCCACGTAGTCCCGCACCTCGGGGCGCGTCGGACAGAGCCACTGGTAGTAGCCGACATACGGCGGCGACGTCAGCGAACTCTTCCCCTCGCGGCTGACCGAGAACCACTCCGGGTGGGCCTCCTTCACGGTCTTGTCGCCGCTGCGGTTCATCGTCCAGCTCCACGCGTGGAGCACCAGCCCCTCGGCGTGGGCGGCCTCGACGTGCATCGCGAGGTCGCCTCCGCTCACCAGCACGCCGGAGATCCCCGCGGCGCGCAGCCGCGCATAGCGCGCGCGCCAGCCGGCGAGGTCGACGGCCCCGCCGCCGTGGACCCACGTCCAGGCGGAAAAGGAGGCGGCGCGCTCGCGTGACGTGACGAACGGCATCGTGCGCGATGCCACGAGGCCGGCACCG harbors:
- a CDS encoding family 10 glycosylhydrolase, whose product is MPFVTSRERAASFSAWTWVHGGGAVDLAGWRARYARLRAAGISGVLVSGGDLAMHVEAAHAEGLVLHAWSWTMNRSGDKTVKEAHPEWFSVSREGKSSLTSPPYVGYYQWLCPTRPEVRDYVAGTMERIAAIPGVDAVHLDYIRHPDVILPRNLWEQYHLVQDHEMAPYDFCYCEACRARFEKESGRDPMGLKDPAADVDWRRFRWRMVTETVEVIARATHARGKAISAAVFPTPTIARTLVRQEWDRWPLDLVFPMLYHSFYREPVEWIGTGAAEGVAALPKATPLIAGVYLPDLPPEALGRAIRSAREGGASGVSMFEMGGLTDAHLAVVRTELRAGA
- a CDS encoding GlsB/YeaQ/YmgE family stress response membrane protein — protein: MDIVAWLVVGLLAGLLASFAVGGVGYGLLGDIVIGIVGAFVGGWLFGQLGIVTPFRGLAGTVFVAFVGAVVLLLVLRALRPRRA
- a CDS encoding helix-turn-helix transcriptional regulator, coding for MLRFRLAAVLKKKGWTPYRLAQVTGLSAPTAYRLADPDQQFGRFTADTLDRLCEALDVQPGELLEWVPDQRKKTRAPK
- a CDS encoding OmpA family protein, whose translation is MTRSIHGTVLSLLSVATLASCATNARTGAAVGAGGGAVVGGVIGKVAGSTAKGAIIGAVVGGTAGALIGARMDRQAQELKQNIPGATVERVGEGIQVTFASGLLYDFDSDVVKAEAQSNLRALAGSLDKYPDTDLVIIGHTDQVGSSAYNQGLSERRSAAAARYLTSQGVSSGRIATRGLGESEPIASNETEAGRSANRRVEVAIFANAAARAKAGGQQ
- a CDS encoding response regulator transcription factor, translating into MTDLISVVLIDDNRLLREGLAVLIRKQPGFLVLAASADIDDALQTVRDAKPTVVLLDFSLENHDSLRVTGTVHQEVPEAKVIVMGLLPAQEDVADFVTAGASGFIMKDASFEDFLATIRGVAAGQQILPPELTTSLFSQIAALAIRKGKPRLLEAVGLTERERQVIDLIGEGLSNKEIAARLHIAVHTVKSHVHNVLEKLALRTRLEVAAFTRGFDRRPSMPGPE